One genomic window of Camelina sativa cultivar DH55 chromosome 5, Cs, whole genome shotgun sequence includes the following:
- the LOC104788104 gene encoding formin-like protein 8, producing the protein MAAMFIKKPWPFPLHLTLIFFFFFIVPSFSQFDSPQNIETFFPIPPLSPVSPPRISPSSNSSPPSNNNNSSSSDRSTILKAVLITAASTVLVAGVFFFCLQRCVVARRRRRDRVGPVSVENNLPPYPPHPRTTAALATTTSTTLAREGFTRFGGVKGLILDENGLDVLYWRKLQSQRERSESFKKQIITGGEEEEDEKEVIYYKNKKRTEPVTEVPLLRGRSSTSHCVIHNQDHHIPVKQSEPAPPPPPPPPIPLKQSAPTPPPPPPIKKGSSPSPPPPPPVKKVGALSSSASRPPPAPVKRSSGGEGSKQVKLKPLHWDKVNPDSDHSMVWDKIDRGSFSFDGDLMEALFGYVAVGKKSPEHGDDKNPKSSSQIFILDPRKSQNTAIVLKSLGMTREELVEALMEGNDFVPDTLERLARIAPTKEEQSAILEFDGDTAKLADAESFLFHLLKSVPTAFTRLNAFLFRANYYPEMAHHGKCLQTLDLACKELRSRGLFVKLLEAILKAGNRMNAGTARGNAQAFNLTALLKLSDVKSVDGKTTLLNFVVEEVVRSEGKRCVLNRRSHSLTRSGSSNSSGGNNSAQVMSKEEQEKEYLKLGLPIVGGLSSEFSNVKKAASVDYDTVVATCSALAVRAKDARTVIGECEEDGGEGGRFVKKMMTFLVTVEEEVKKAKHEERKVMELVKRTTDYYQAGAITKGKSPLHLFVIVREFLAMVDKACLEIMRNMQRRKIGSSVSPTSQRNAVKFPVLPLNFMSDRARSDSGGSDSDM; encoded by the exons ATGGCTGCCATGTTCATCAAGAAACCATGGCCTTTTCCTCTTCatctaaccctaattttcttcttcttcttcatcgtcccTTCCTTTTCTCAATTCGATTCTCCTCAAAATATCGAAACTTTCTTCCCAATTCCACCACTCTCCCCTGTTTCACCACCGCGTATCTCACCGTCGTCAAACTCATCTCCGCCGTCGAATAATAATAACTCCTCATCTTCCGATAGAAGCACGATCTTAAAAGCTGTCCTCATAACAGCAGCAAGCACCGTACTTGTAGcaggagttttcttcttctgccttCAGAGATGCGTCGTCGCGAGACGGAGACGGAGAGACAGAGTCGGACCAGTAAGCGTCGAGAACAATTTACCTCCGTATCCTCCTCATCCTCGGACGACCGCGGCGTTGGCGACGACGACGAGTACGACTTTGGCTAGAGAAGGTTTCACGCGGTTTGGTGGTGTGAAAGGTTTGATACTTGATGAGAATGGTCTCGATGTGTTGTATTGGAGAAAGCTacagagtcagagagagagaagtgaaaGTTTCAAGAAACAGATCATCaccggaggagaagaagaagaagacgagaaagaGGTCATCTattacaagaacaagaagagaacagAGCCCGTCACTGAGGTTCCTCTCCTTAGAGGAAGATCATCAACTTCTCACTGTGTAATCCATAACCAAGATCATCACATCCCGGTGAAACAGAGTGAACCTGCACCACCGCCGCCTCCACCACCGCCAATTCCGTTGAAACAGAGTGCACCAACGCCACCGCCACCTCCTCCGATTAAGAAGGGTTCTTCACCATCGCCACCGCCACCTCCGCCGGTGAAAAAGGTCGGAGCTTTATCGTCATCAGCTTCGAGACCACCACCTGCGCCGGTTAAAAGATCAAGTGGAGGAGAGGGTTCGAAACAGGTAAAGCTGAAGCCTTTACATTGGGATAAAGTAAACCCTGATTCTGATCATTCAATGGTTTGGGACAAAATCGATCGTGGCTCATTCAG TTTCGACGGCGATTTAATGGAAGCTCTGTTCGGATACGTTGCCGTGGGGAAGAAATCACCAGAACACGGCGAtgataaaaaccctaaatcatcatcacaaatcTTCATACTTGATCCGAGGAAGTCTCAAAACACAGCGATTGTGCTCAAATCATTAGGTATGACACGTGAAGAGCTTGTTGAAGCACTCATGGAAGGAAACGATTTCGTGCCAGACACGCTTGAGAGGTTAGCTAGAATAGCTCCGACGAAAGAAGAACAATCAGCGATTCTTGAATTCGACGGCGACACGGCAAAGCTTGCAGATGCAGAATCGtttctgtttcatcttcttAAATCCGTGCCAACCGCGTTTACGAGACTGAACGCGTTTCTCTTCAGAGCTAATTACTATCCTGAGATGGCTCACCATGGTAAGTGTCTACAGACTTTGGATTTAGCTTGTAAAGAGCTAAGATCTCGTGGCTTGTTCGTCAAGCTTTTGGAGGCGATACTTAAAGCTGGTAACAGAATGAACGCGGGAACCGCGAGAGGAAACGCTCAAGCGTTTAATCTAACCGCGCTTTtgaaactttcggatgttaaaAGCGTTGATGGGAAGACTACTCTGCTTAACTTTGTGGTGGAGGAAGTGGTTAGATCAGAAGGGAAACGTTGCGTTTTGAATAGACGAAGTCATAGCTTAACACGAAGCGGTAGTAGTAACAGCAGTGGCGGTAATAACAGTGCTCAGGTTATGTCTAAAGAAGAGCAAGAGAAAGAGTACTTGAAGCTTGGTTTACCAATCGTTGGAGGGTTAAGCTCTGAGTTTTCAAACGTGAAGAAAGCTGCTAGTGTAGACTATGACACAGTTGTTGCAACTTGCTCGGCGCTTGCGGTTAGAGCGAAAGATGCAAGAACGGTGATTGGAGAAtgtgaagaagatggaggagaaggaggtaggtttgtgaagaagatgatgacgtTTCTTGTGACAGTAGAGGAAGAAGTGAAAAAGGCGAAACACGAAGAGAGGAAAGTAATGGAGCTAGTGAAACGTACAACGGATTATTACCAAGCAGGAGCTATTACAAAAGGGAAGAGTCCTCTTCATCTATTTGTTATTGTTAGAGAGTTTCTTGCCATGGTTGATAAAGCATGCTTAGAGATTATGAGGAATATGCAGAGGAGGAAGATTGGGAGTTCTGTATCGCCTACTTCGCAGCGGAATGCGGTGAAGTTCCCTGTTTTGCCTTTGAATTTCATGTCGGACAGAGCTAGGAGTGATTCGGGTGGGTCGGATTCTGATATGTGA